One Gossypium hirsutum isolate 1008001.06 chromosome A11, Gossypium_hirsutum_v2.1, whole genome shotgun sequence genomic window carries:
- the LOC121209664 gene encoding transcription factor HHO5, producing the protein MEFSLDLSSVFVPKTITEFLKEASKIKDGFQRSSKISDYVKRLEDEMKKIDGFKRELPLCMLLLKDGIERLKVEEMQCKETDDGLPLKENDDGDKTNWLSSVQLWNSDFNIVDHNKKPNTVSELKLRSGREEEEEDMSENPIKVCNNKSRGGAFVPFKDISGIRLMNPSFELVSCNGILRNNGGCTIGSGSSLTAEKTQIKFQTESQDQQKLQQNSRKQRRCWSPELHRLFVDALQQLGGSQVATPKQIKEVMQVDDLTNDEVKSHLQKYRLHIRKLPPSSTRNQCSENMKSQSGSPQCPLTVSALAKGMSSTGGDSMDGEEDEKSDGLSWRSGVHKPGEIECIVR; encoded by the exons ATGGAATTTAGCTTGGATTTGAGTTCGGTTTTTGTTCCAAAAACCATAACCGAGTTTCTCAAAGAAGCTTCGAAAATCAAAGATGGGTTCCAAAGATCATCAAAGATTAGTGATTATGTTAAAAGATTGGAAGATGAGATGAAGAAAATTGATGGCTTTAAACGTGAACTTCCTCTTTGCATGCTTCTCTTGAAAGATG GGATTGAGAGATTGAAGGTGGAAGAAATGCAGTGTAAAGAAACGGACGACGGATTGCCATTGAAGGAAAATGATGACGGTGACAAGACAAACTGGTTGAGTTCAGTACAACTGTGGAACTCTGATTTCAACATCGTTGATCATAACAAGAAACCGAACACAGTTTCAGAGCTGAAACTG AGAAGTggcagagaagaagaagaagaagatatgtCTGAAAACCCAATTAAAGTTTGTAACAATAAAAGCAGGGGAGGGGCTTTTGTTCCATTTAAGGATATTTCAGGAATTCGTCTTATGAACCCAAGTTTTGAATTAGTATCTTGTAATGGAATCTTGAGAAACAATGGCGGCTGCACAATTGGTTCCGGTTCTTCCTTAACCGCAGAAAAAACCCAAATTAAGTTTCAGACAGAATCACAAGATCAACAAAAACTGCAGCAGAATTCGAGGAAACAGAGGCGATGCTGGTCACCTGAGCTTCATAGACTATTTGTTGATGCCCTTCAGCAGCTTGGAGGTTCTCAAG TGGCAACTCCTAAACAGATTAAAGAAGTGATGCAAGTTGATGATCTCACCAATGATGAAGTGAAAAGCCATTTGCAG AAATATAGACTCCACATCCGAAAACTTCCGCCTTCTTCAACTCGAAACCAGTGCAGTGAGAACATGAAATCACAGTCTGGTTCTCCACAATGTCCCCTCACCGTGAGTGCTTTGGCTAAAGGAATGTCGAGTACCGGCGGTGACAGTATGGACGGCGAAGAGGACGAAAAATCAGATGGCCTTAGTTGGAGAAGTGGAGTTCACAAGCCAGGAGAGATTGAATGTATAGTAAGATAA
- the LOC121209663 gene encoding L-ascorbate oxidase homolog, with product MVKSFIPHLVFGVLAVLGVSLMNAEDPYLYFTWTVTYGTRSILGVPQQVILINGQFPGPKLDVVTNNNIILNLINKLDQPFLMTWNGIKQRKNSWQDGVLGTNCPIPPNSNYTYKFQAKDQIGSYTYFPSTLMHRAAGGFGALNIIHRSVIPIPYANPDGDFTLLVGDWFKANHKTLQQSLDSGKSMPFPDGVLINGQTQATFTGDQGKTYMFRISNVGLSTSLNFRIQGHKMKLVEVEGSHVIQNLYDSLDVHVGQSITILVTLDQPPKNYYIVASTRFTKTVLTATAVLHYANSNAPVSGPVPAAPANGFDWSMEQARTYRWNLTSNAARPNPQGSFHYGTITPTKTIVLANSAPLINGKLRYAVNGVSYINPDTPLKLADYFNIPGVFSTNSLSELPSGRAATLATSVMATSLHDFIEVVFQNNENTMQAWHLDGYDFWVVGFGSGQWTPDKRKSYNLVDALTRHTTQVYPNSWTAILVSLDNQGMWNVRSTLWDRQYLGQQFYLRVWNPVRSLANEYDIPSNVLLCGQAVGRHP from the exons ATGGTGAAATCCTTCATTCCCCATTTGGTTTTTGGTGTTTTGGCTGTTTTGGGTGTGTCTTTGATGAATGCTGAAGACCCTTACTTGTATTTCACCTGGACTGTTACTTATGGTACTCGTTCTATTCTTGGAGTTCCCCAGCAG gtTATCCTTATCAATGGGCAGTTCCCTGGACCAAAACTTGATGTAGTGACTAATAACAACATTATCTTGAATCTCATTAACAAGCTTGACCAGCCTTTCTTGATGACATG GAATGGCATCAAACAAAGGAAGAATTCATGGCAGGATGGAGTGTTGGGAACCAATTGCCCCATCCCTCCAAACTCAAACTATACTTACAAATTCCAGGCCAAGGATCAGATTGGATCCTACACATATTTCCCATCAACACTAATGCATAGAGCTGCTGGTGGATTTGGAGCTCTCAATATAATCCATAGAAGTGTGATCCCAATCCCTTACGCAAACCCTGATGGAGATTTCACTTTACTTGTTGGTGACTGGTTCAAGGCCAACCATAAG ACATTGCAGCAATCTTTAGACTCAGGCAAGTCTATGCCCTTCCCTGATGGAGTCCTCATAAATGGCCAAACACAAGCTACCTTCACCGGAGATCAAG GCAAAACTTACATGTTCAGGATCTCAAATGTTGGATTATCCACTTCCCTCAATTTTAGGATCCAGGGTCATAAGATGAAGCTAGTCGAGGTTGAAGGATCTCACGTAATTCAGAACTTATATGACTCTCTTGATGTACATGTTGGTCAATCCATAACCATCTTAGTAACCTTGGACCAGCCACCAAAGAACTACTACATTGTTGCATCCACACGATTTACTAAGACTGTTCTCACCGCAACTGCAGTGTTGCATTACGCCAACTCTAACGCTCCAGTTTCTGGACCGGTTCCAGCTGCTCCTGCAAATGGGTTTGATTGGTCAATGGAGCAGGCGAGAACATATAG GTGGAATTTAACATCAAATGCAGCAAGGCCTAATCCTCAGGGTTCATTCCATTACGGGACGATAACACCAACTAAGACTATTGTGTTGGCTAACTCAGCACCTTTAATAAATGGAAAGTTGCGTTATGCAGTGAATGGTGTCTCCTATATAAATCCCGATACCCCTTTGAAGCTTGCTGATTATTTTAACATCCCCGGAGTTTTTAGCACGAATTCCCTCAGTGAACTTCCTTCAGGTCGTGCTGCAACGCTAGCTACGTCTGTTATGGCAACATCTCTCCATGATTTCATCGAAGTTGTCTTTCAGAACAATGAAAACACCATGCAAGCTTGGCATCTTGATGGTTACGATTTTTGGGTCGTTGG GTTTGGCTCGGGGCAATGGACACCTGACAAGAGAAAGAGCTACAATCTAGTCGATGCTCTTACTAGACACACTACTCAG GTGTATCCGAATTCTTGGACCGCCATATTGGTCTCCTTGGACAACCAAGGTATGTGGAATGTGCGATCTACGTTATGGGACAGGCAATATCTCGGACAACAATTCTACCTCAGAGTCTGGAATCCGGTTCGCAGCCTTGCTAACGAATACGACATTCCCTCTAATGTCCTACTCTGCGGCCAAGCCGTCGGGCGTCACCCGTAG
- the LOC107911989 gene encoding serine/threonine-protein kinase SRK2I has product MDRADMMVGPGMDMPIMHDSDRYDFVKDIGSGNFGVARLMRDKITRELVAVKYIERGDKIDENVRREIINHRSLRHPNIVRFKEVILTPTHLAIVMEYASGGELFERICAAGRFNEDEARFFFQQLLSGVSYCHAMQVCHRDLKLENTLLDGSPAPRLKICDFGYSKSSVLHSQPKSTVGTPAYIAPEVLQRQEYDGKIADVWSCGVTLYVMLVGAYPFEDPDEPKDFRKTIQRILSVQYSIPDFVQISPECRHLISRIFVADPTARITIPEIRNHEWFLKNLPADLMDENTMDNHFEEPDQPMQSMDTIRQIIAEATIPAAGARDLSHMSDILDDEDMDDLDSESELDIDSSGEIIYAM; this is encoded by the exons atggaTCGGGCAGACATGATGGTAGGGCCGGGTATGGATATGCCGATCATGCACGACAGTGATCGATACGATTTCGTTAAAGATATCGGGTCGGGTAATTTCGGAGTCGCCCGGCTTATGAGGGATAAGATTACCAGAGAGCTCGTTGCTGTTAAGTACATCGAGAGAGGCGATAAG ATAGATGAAAATGTTCGAAGAGAGATTATTAATCATAGATCATTGAGGCATCCTAATATTGTTAGATTTAAAGAG gttattttaacACCTACTCATCTTGCCATCGTAATGGAATATGCATCGGGAGGTGAGCTTTTCGAGAGAATTTGTGCTGCTGGTCGATTCAACGAGGATGAG GCTCGCTTCTTCTTCCAACAACTTTTATCCGGTGTTAGTTATTGTCATGCAATG CAAGTATGCCACCGTGATTTGAAGTTGGAAAACACTTTGTTGGATGGAAGTCCAGCTCCTCGGCTTAAGATATGCGATTTTGGGTATTCAAAG TCTTCAGTTCTTCATTCGCAACCGAAGTCCACTGTTGGAACTCCTGCATACATTGCCCCCGAGGTACTCCAAAGGCAAGAATACGATGGCAAG ATTGCAGATGTATGGTCATGCGGGGTTACCTTGTATGTAATGCTGGTCGGGGCATATCCTTTCGAGGATCCTGATGAGCCAAAAGACTTTCGGAAGACGATACAA AGAATTCTCAGTGTCCAGTACTCCATTCCAGATTTTGTCCAAATATCTCCCGAATGTCGACATCTGATTTCAAGGATTTTTGTTGCTGATCCTACAGCT AGGATTACGATTCCGGAAATCAGAAATCACGAGTGGTTCTTGAAGAATCTACCTGCTGATCTGATGGATGAAAACACAATGGATAACCACTTTGAGGAGCCTGATCAACCTATGCAGAGCATGGATACGATCAGGCAGATAATTGCCGAGGCCACCATTCCAGCAGCGGGTGCCCGTGACCTAAGTCACATGTCAGACATCCTTGATGATGAAGACATGGATGACCTTGATTCTGAATCCGAGCTCGACATTGACAGCAGCGGGGAGATAATCTATGCAATGTAA